The following nucleotide sequence is from Apium graveolens cultivar Ventura chromosome 4, ASM990537v1, whole genome shotgun sequence.
GTAACTGGGCCAGCTGCCCAATGACAAGGAGATCAACTTCTGGCTATTGCATTTTCTTGGGCAACTCTCCCATCTCCTGGAAAGCAAAGAAACAGTCCGTGGTAGCCAGGTCTTCAGCTGAAGTAGAATACAGATCTATGGCACTCACCACCTGTGAAGTTACTTGGTTGCCAACACTTTTAAGGGACATAGGAATCAAGAATCTATCACCAACCCTGCTCAAATGTGACAATCAGGCTGTCTTGGCCATTGCCGCAAATCTAGTCCTTCATGAAAAAATCAAGCACATCGATATTGATTGCCACTACATCAGGGATCAAATTCAAGCAGGCAACATTGTCACTGATCAGGTGTCTTCCTCTGATCAAATTGCAGATATCATGACAAAGGTCCTACCAATCCAGCTGCACACTACTCATTGTGACAAGCTGGGAGTTGCAGTTCCTTCCCACTCTCAGCTTGAGGGGGAGTGATGAGAGTATCAACTCAATCCTGCTACAAAATAATGTTCATGACAATATTTATTCTCTAGGAGTATCTGCTAGGACTTCTAAATGTTGCACCTTAGCTGGCACATGGCATTCTGTCACATTGTCTTGTTCTGTTAGTGTCCTGTAGTAAGGTTGTTATTTCATTTTGTCTCACTCTGATGCACTCTCTTTAAATGTAATGTCCTGAAGAACCTTGCACTTATGATTCAAGAAATGATAATCATCAATCCCTAGTTCTTCATTCTATCTGCTTTTGGAATACTTTCTTATCTTTAAGTAAGTCAACAGGGAAGAAAATAGCTGTGTAAAGAGCTTTGGCTAGAGGTACAGCATTCTCTCTATCATCCTTAGCTTCTTGTGATCCTGTAGATCCCTTTGGGATTGGCTTATAACCGAATACATATTGAGCAAGTATTCCAACCGTAGGTGGCGCAAATGATGCTAGCACGGTTTCAAATGACCGATCCAGTGCATAAATGCTTGTCCGAGATTTTTCAGGAACAATTTCTGCCATTATTGGACTGTTTGAATCAATAATTCAATGTTAACAAGATAATGGATAAACAATTTCATTTTTTTGTATTTAAGGAGACTTAACATATCTGAGACATACTTGTTTGTAGCTGATCCGTTCCAGGATATGATAAATCCCATTAGGAAGAAGACCAATCCATGAGTTAAAGCCGTGGAGGGGTTATCAGGAATTGCCAGCAACAGTATTGCTGCCAAGGGTATGGCTGATCCTGCGCTTATCTGTGAAAGTATGATCTTCCCCGAATTAGGCAAGTGTTTAGCAAGAGTATCCCCCAATTTTCCTCCAAAAAGACCACCAATTGAAGTAGCAACAGCAAAGGTAGTCCACAAGAATGCTGTTGTTTTGTGCGAAAATCCAATAAGTTCCAACCACATTGGTGCAAATGACAATGCTGACCACGGGAATGAGCCCGATATACCCTGTGCTACAATTATCTGAAAAGATGGAATACTCATTACTTCCCTGGCTTCTGCAAGCATGTTCTTTGTTTCTGACCAAAATGACTGATGTGGAATTGGCGGCGTGTTATCAGAAAACCGAGGATCATGGGCAAAAAGGCGGACTAAAATACTACAACAATTATAAATCCAACTAAATGGAATGCAATTCGCCAACCAGGGATTCCCATAAACGACGTTGAAGCGATTAGTACAGAAAGAAATCCACCAATAATAGAGCCAAGGCCTCCAGTAAATTGAAGCCATCCGAAAGCCACACCGCGATTGCTATCATCTGTTGAATCAGCAACGAGTGACTGAATGGCTGGTAAGACAATGGCAAGCCCTATTCCATTGAGTCCTCTAGAAATCGCAACCTTTACAACCAACACATATTAAACATAAGATGCACTGAAAATTGAAGtgacaatttttttttatttccaTGTTGTAAAATGTTGCTAAAACTTGTTCAAAGTTCAAACTGCCTTGCACAAATTGTCCAAATTAGTTGATGTCTCCTGGGTTACTTATACGTGAAAAATATAcatttttggacttataaattaCTTATCGAACATCCCAGACGAGTAGACAAAAATTTAGTTTAAACTTTTAAAGTAGTCAAAACCTGAACCTGGGAGCATAAATTCCTGAATACAGAACATATCTAAAAATATCTACTCTATAAATGCATAAGCTGACAATATAACGTTATAACATATGTCCCACTCCAACACAGACATTAATGTACAGAAACTGAGAGAGGGACCTGCAAGAAAGTTGATGAAAAGCCAACAAGGAAGGTTGCAGTGGCCCACAGAAAAGCACCAAGTGCAATGACATGGGCCCTGTTGTAATGGAGGGCAAGATAAGCAGCTAATGGGTAGCAAGCAGACTGGACCATGGATCTGAAGAGTGTGAGTGAGCCCAAGCTAGTGGGATCAATGTCGAAGGCTTCACCAACTTCCCTCGAACTAATATACCCGGTATACGTCCCTCGAACTAATATGATGAACTAATATGATGATAAGTAAGGGAAATggttttttttatttaaaattttattcaatgtttaattcaatataaatctctttcttaaattttattaagtactttattttaaaaaaaataaaaatcaaacaTAAGACtataaattcatatttatttatcaTCAAATTTAATAATGGAGATTTAAGTGTTGAAGATAACATGAAACATTCAATATTAGAAATTTCAAATGAAATGATATAATTTACTAATAGACACTGTACTCCATTCATACTGATCAAGTGCTTAATATATTTTCtcaacaaaataatatttatttattttttcacatacctatatattataaaaaacaaattaaaattaaGTATTATATGTTTAGacatttttttaaatatttaatgtattattttcatcaaaaaaggcaaaatatacaataataattacaaaaaaaatcaattttttgatataaaaattttatgtaatattgACAAGTAACATGAATGTTattatgaattttaaaatttttttactaattattttcttcaccaaaaaaaaaatcaaaaaataaacaATTATCAAAACTGCTCATTGCATAAGCTTTTGCttccgcaatgtttcattgcggaaGGAATTAATGTTTTGACAGTTTCTGCGCGTTTTAGCGTGTGGGTTGGCTGAAGCATTAAATACaccttccgcaatgattcattgcggaagtgTGCATTAAATTTGCCTTACTAGCTTCGTTTTTTGCTTTGTAAACCCAATTTCACCATTTTTCTCTATCATTTTTCAATTTGGAGCCAAAAAGAGGTTAGTTTTTCTTTACTATTTTTATTGACAtctcatttatttaattattcaagtTCATCTAGTGAGCATGACGATTTTGATTATTTTACACCCGTTGGGAAAAATCCGGTTTATCGTAAACTTATTGTAGATGATGTTAATGAATTGATAGATGTTGATAATGATAAATGTAAGAAAAAATTGGATATGGATGATGATGATATTGAGTATATGGaaaaaagaatatggatgatgaTGATATTGAGTATATGGAAAAagataaatatcataaaaaagaATAGGGAGATTGTAAGGGAAAAGGAAAAATGAATGATGATGATTTTTGTAGAGAAGAGAAAATGAATATAAGTGATGATGATGTTGTTGATGATGATGATATGAGTTTTGACAAAAAAAGGTTACGGTTTTTCAAAATCAAATATGAATAGTGTTGTGCCTTGCGTTGGTATGTTTTTTAACACTTTGGATGAAGCCGAAATTTTTTATAGAGATTATGGTAGAAGTGTTGGATTTGAGATTATTATTAGGAGTACTCATAGACATTCACGGGGTAATGGTATCTCCTCTCGTTTGTATATTTGTCGTAAGGGTGGAAGACTAGGTTCTAGTACGAAATTGGATGTTGATGATGAAAGAAAGGAAAAAAGAAGGATTAGATATGTAATTCCGAGAACAAATTGTAGTGCTCGAACGTGTGTCACTCATAGAATTAAAAATGATAAATGGGAAGTAACTTTGGTTAAATTAGAGCATGATCATGATATGGTAACCTCAGATAAAGTACAATTCATGCAAAAGTCCAAAAATATAGATCCGGTTACCCGAGCATTGCTTAAGTTATTTGATAAATCGGGAATTGAAACCGCTAAAGCGATGAGATTTCTTGGTGAAACATGGGGTGGCGTGGAAAAAATTGGATTTTCTAATCAAGATGTTCGTAACGTAATTCGTGATATTCGACGACGGGTGTTCGATTCCGGTAATGCGGGGAGTGGGATGGCATTGTTACAACAATTGAAAGAAAAAAGTTTTGGAAACTTTTTCTATCGAGTTGATTTGGATGAAGAAAATAGAGTTAGAGGTTTGGTTTGGGTTGATCATCGATCATTGAACGCATACACGAATTTTGGAGATATTGTTTCATTTGACTATACATATAGGACAAATAGGTATTGTATGCCGTTTATACCAATAACCGGGGTCAATCACCATTACCAAAATATCTTGTTCGGGTTTGCACTCATGCGGGATGAGACGGAGATTTCATATAAATGGATTTTGAAGACATGGTTGGAAGCCGTCGGAAACAAACCTCCCCTCACTATTATTACGGATCAAGATATAGCATTGGGAAATGCTATTGCCGAGATTTTGCCGGATACCAAGCACATATTATGTTCGTGGCACATAAGTAATAAATTTCCCGAAAAATTGTCGGCTTTGTACACACAATATCCGGAATTTAAAGGGGATTTTAATGATTGTTTGTACAAGTCGTTGTCACCCACGAAATTTGTTGGTAAGTGGGAGGTTTTGGTTGATAAGTATGGATTCGAGGATCATGTTTGGCTAAACGATATGTATACCATAAAAGATAAATGGATTCGTGCTTATACAAAACAACATTTCTCCGCCGGTATGACCACCAACTCAAGAAGCGAGTCCATGAATTCATTTTTTGACGAGTATGTGAAAGCTTCAACCGGGTtgaaagaattcattgagaattCACAAAAGGCTTTGGAAACACAAATTCTTAATGAGgttaatgttagatatatttgataatgtcatggctaatatgttttatgtttagctttcagatcttgtgtgaacaggatagatcagtacttaactgatgatcagtacttatattggaagtcaggacttaaggatatcagtacttgtattatcaggagataatcatcagaagatagatatcagaacttaagtgctgaaggacaatcagataaggacagtagctgattaaaggaaagaagatcgagataaacataagaagagatatgcatgaagaaggaattccgtgaagaatggaatacttggaatagaagatatctgattgatatattttaggaagcagaattatattccatatcaattagcgattatcttgtaactgtgtagtatataaacacatgcatagggtttacactataagtgttatcattatcgaagttattattctatataaccctagcagctctcgtgatatttgttcatcactgagaggtaacagttccatattgtaacagagtttattatttcaataaagtttgttttctgttacttaagttctttaagttcgatttgagtgtactatacactgtattcaccccctctacagtgtgtgtgtgacctaacaattggtatcagagcctatctgttaacatacatacatttaaagatccaaacacaatcatgtcggacacagaaactccaactaagcctactaaaactgaggaaccaccgaagacacaaattcagagtcggtatgagaccatcagagtccccatactgagaccatctgaatatcccatatggaaggtaaggatgaccatgttcctggaagcaacagatccagaataccttgatagaatcaaggaaggtcctcacaaaccaaccaaattcgctgttgcagttgtaggtgaagcagcaatgaccgtaccaaaggagaagagtgattatactgctgaggatatagcatcaattgctaaggatgctaaggtacgacacttactgcatagtgccattgataatgtaatgtcaaacagggtaatcaactgtaagactgctaaggagatatgggatgctctggaaacaagatgtcagggaactgacataattaagtagaacaggaagacaatactcactcaagagtatgaacactttgactcaaagactaatgagtcattgaatgatttatatgatagatttgtcaaacttttgaatgatttgtcattggttgataaatagtatgatcttgaagattcaaaccttaagttcctgttagctcttcctgaatgttgggatttgaaggcaacgacaataagagacaactacaatcttgatgaaacaactcttgacgaaatctatggaatgctcaagacacacgagctggagatggaacaaagaagcaagaggaaaggaggaaagtcaaggacagttgctcttaaggctgaagaagaattccccaaagcagcttcctcaaagaaagacaagggtaaagctcttttcataaagtctgatactgagtcatcaagttctgagagtgatgatgactcagattctgaaagcttgcctgagactgatgctgatgaggagatgatgaaactgtgtgctcttatggtgaaaggaatcacaaagattgcatacaggaagttcaggaagggaaagaagttttccaggaaaagcataagttctgataagaagaatttcagaagatctgaaggcagaggaggaaagtctgacagaggagattacaccaatgttaaatgctataactgtggtgagaaatgccacatatctcctgactgcaagaaggtaaagggtgacagaggcaaggctcttgtcacaaagcagaaaagctggacagatacttcagactctgaaagtgaggagaactatgcattgatggcaaatgctgataaagaaagtgctgagagcagttctgaagctgctgaaacaaaggtacctcagactacttatgcttttcatactgatgatattaatgagttgagaagatatcttaaaaccatgtttgttagttatagagatcaaaccttaacatgtgaaagattaacttctgaaaatcttgtttttaagaaaagaaatgatttcttagaaaaagagttagttatattccatcaaactcagaaggatagagatgatgctttttatgttagggatgaagtgctaaaaatgaatgaatctctaaaaactgagttagaaaaggaaagagagataatcaggacttggactaactctggcagaacaactcaaaatttgctaagtagtgaaaattggaaagagggcttaggttatggagaaaataagaatgataaaggaactgaagaaattaagcctgttgttaagcaaaagccaaagttaaaacctgttaagtttgtaactgtaaagtctgataatgagaaatcagaagttaaagaggaattaacttctgacaaactaaaacatgaaaagacagctgaagtaaacataggcttaatgacaaagaagcagcttaagcataagctgaaagatgtcaagaatgcaaacaaggtaaaatcacctaggaaaaataggaatggaaaggaaggtgtgaataaaagcaatgattataaacctgttcctgatgctccaaggaaaacatgtcataactgtggaagttctaaccatctggcttctttttgcaggaaaaataagaatattaactccttaccttcaaaatcaggagttaagagtcagtcagttagatacaaaccacaaaatccttgttttcattgtggtagtttatggcattccatttatacttgtaaggaatatcatagtttgtactatgattattatcaaataaaaccttctttgaagaaagtttccattgttccttctagtataaattctgattcaaagtctgataatgtaaattctgataagaaaaatgttaacataaactctgatgctaaatccgctgcaaatgttaacaaacttaataaggccaaaggatccaagcaagtctgggtccttaaaactaataattagtggtctttatgattgcagggcaacaggaaaaatattctagttctggacagtggatgttcaggtcatatgactggaaataaggccctgctatcagactttgtggagaaagctggcccaagtgtttcttatggagatggcaacattggaaaaacattgggatatggcaatatcaatcttgggaatgtcatcattaaagaagtagctctggtctcaggacttaaacacaaccttctgagtataagtcaaatctgtgacagaggttatcatgttgatttctttgaagaacactgtgaaattgtgagtaaatctaaaggcaaagttgttctgaaaggatatagacgtggtaacatttatgaagctaagctttcaacaagtactgatggctctgtaatctgtctgttaagttgagcatcaattgaagaaagctggaattggcataagaaactctctcatttaaatttcaacaatataaatgaactggtcaagaaagatcttgtgagaggattgccaaacacagtatttgctcctgatggtctttgtgattcatgtcaaaaagccaaacaaagaaaatcttcattcaagagcaagactgaatcatcaattcttgagccttatcatcttatacatgttgatctatttggtccagtaaatgtcatgactattgcaaagaagaagtatgcattggtcatagtggatgagttcaccagatacacatgggtgtatttcttgcacacaaaaagtgaaactgcatctatcttgattgatcatgtcaaacagctggataaaatggtcaaagattctgtgaaaattttaaggagtgataatggcactgagttcaagaatttgataatggatgagtcctgcaaaagccatggaataaagcaggaattttctgctcctggaactccacagcaa
It contains:
- the LOC141719941 gene encoding protein FAR1-RELATED SEQUENCE 5-like, with protein sequence MNSVVPCVGMFFNTLDEAEIFYRDYGRSVGFEIIIRSTHRHSRGNGISSRLYICRKGGRLGSSTKLDVDDERKEKRRIRYVIPRTNCSARTCVTHRIKNDKWEVTLVKLEHDHDMVTSDKVQFMQKSKNIDPVTRALLKLFDKSGIETAKAMRFLGETWGGVEKIGFSNQDVRNVIRDIRRRVFDSGNAGSGMALLQQLKEKSFGNFFYRVDLDEENRVRGLVWVDHRSLNAYTNFGDIVSFDYTYRTNRYCMPFIPITGVNHHYQNILFGFALMRDETEISYKWILKTWLEAVGNKPPLTIITDQDIALGNAIAEILPDTKHILCSWHISNKFPEKLSALYTQYPEFKGDFNDCLYKSLSPTKFVGKWEVLVDKYGFEDHVWLNDMYTIKDKWIRAYTKQHFSAGMTTNSRSESMNSFFDEYVKASTGLKEFIENSQKALETQILNEVNVRYI